The genomic interval TATCATTAGATCCTGCATTTTTGCTAAATCTCTAATCCGCACTCCTCTTCCGAAAAGTGGGAATTCTATTTAGCAAGTCAAATAGATTTTCAGTTCATTAGATGGTATAGTATGGGACGGTGACCATGAAAACACCAAGTTGTTCTAAATGATAATAAGGAAGCTGACAACATGAAATCAACAAACTTTTATATAAAATCATGGCAAAAAGCTTTAAGAGCTGAAATCATGCATTTAAAGACATACGGAAGCACGAAATATTCTGTAAAAAATGGAGAAATAATATCAAATGATGGAACATTTACGTATTATTTTGACACAAATGTTCCTTTACGAATTCCAATCGGCTCGAGCATAAGAATGGAATCTAGATCTTTAACAGTAAATGGAAGAGTCCTTTCATCTGAGGGGAAAAGCGTGATTGTCTCTTTAGAAGAATCATTACGGAATCCTCTAGATGATTTATTCTTATTGCATGATCCTTGGGAATTATTAGACCAGCTGCACGAGAGATTAGAAGAAATAAAAGAAAATAAACGAAAACGTGCTCGAATAAAAAGACTGATGAATCCTTCAAACGAAGCAAAACATCCGATCACAAACATAAAATCGAATGTTCATGAATTGATTCTAAGAAGTAAATATAACCCTGTTACGTTTGTATGGGGACCGCCTGGAACAGGTAAAACATACACACTTGGGAGGACAGCAGCCAATAAATACTTTAAGGGAAATCGAATTCTCATACTTTCTCAAAGTAATCAAGCTGTAGATGTTCTTATGAATGAAATTTCTCGGTTTATAGATAAAAAAGGACGTTTTCGTGAAGGAGATTTGTTACGGTATGGATCTCAGACTGCAATTGTGTCTGAAGCCTCTCTTACGACAAACGAGCTAATTCAAAAAAGATATCCAGATTTAGCTGTAAAAAAAGTTAGTTTACAAGAAGAGAGAAGATTAATAAAAATCGATCTCGGACGATCTTTTAGTCAACGAGATTCAGAACGTTTACTTGAAATAGAAGGAAAACTTGCCAATATATTAGAAAAGATACGTCAGAAAGAAATTCAATTTGTAAAAGATGCAGAGATTATTGGAACAACTCTTTCAAAGGCAGCCAATGACCCGGCAATTTATGAAAAAGACTATGATCTAGTTATTGTCGATGAAGCAAGTATGGCATACGTTCCACAAATTGGCTTTGCTTCATCATTGGGACAGAGGTTTATTGTTTGTGGAGATTTTAAACAACTTCCGCCAATAGCAGCGGCAAGAAATCCATTTGTAGATGAATGGTTAAGAGAGGATATATTTCATAAGGCCGGGGTTGTAAATTGGCTGAACGACGGTAAA from Metabacillus sediminilitoris carries:
- a CDS encoding AAA domain-containing protein — its product is MKSTNFYIKSWQKALRAEIMHLKTYGSTKYSVKNGEIISNDGTFTYYFDTNVPLRIPIGSSIRMESRSLTVNGRVLSSEGKSVIVSLEESLRNPLDDLFLLHDPWELLDQLHERLEEIKENKRKRARIKRLMNPSNEAKHPITNIKSNVHELILRSKYNPVTFVWGPPGTGKTYTLGRTAANKYFKGNRILILSQSNQAVDVLMNEISRFIDKKGRFREGDLLRYGSQTAIVSEASLTTNELIQKRYPDLAVKKVSLQEERRLIKIDLGRSFSQRDSERLLEIEGKLANILEKIRQKEIQFVKDAEIIGTTLSKAANDPAIYEKDYDLVIVDEASMAYVPQIGFASSLGQRFIVCGDFKQLPPIAAARNPFVDEWLREDIFHKAGVVNWLNDGKQLHPHLFLLKEQRRMHPDVSSFTNQYIYDSLVGDHESVKTARNSIVAAEPFASRSSVLLDSSFTGYHCLREKTSNSRFNLWHLLLSFQIIHESYIAGSRSIGYVTPYRAQAVLMESLLIDLYSTELQQSDIISATVHRFQGSERDVMLFDTVDSYPQDRPGMLLVGKDSERLINVAITRTKGKFIHICDHQFIKEKVYRNKTIRKLVDHQFKNKQEVLPHQIGSWIRNQHPNLTWIHAKKLEKTKEDIRQAKQSIILGLPSGKLLTNEWKDILNNRNTKISLTAVTEMKIDNVKIDKLIQQSVSFPFIIIDKQYLWLGIPLEGVVNVKPPFVAARLSSGVVIDYFLSEIIGN